The Cohnella abietis genome has a segment encoding these proteins:
- a CDS encoding poly(ethylene terephthalate) hydrolase family protein — protein sequence MAASENKEAESWTKWVIIPVGLLLMYALKLRALLYRYRPAPLERKYGEPGPYRSASFVISDETGGPLYKLIYPDNRSEASPVVVLGNGTNAQPEHYEGLLEHLATWGFTVVTNYCLNTGTGKEIAETVKFVLEENKKEKSPLYGKLLVDRFGAVGQSQGATGVLNANKYLDQPLQTIVTIALPALKWCKPKDIYETENLESSLFLMAGTHDFIISPKSTNMEALLRANMKLPTVMAMTKTADHLESMGNGGMHRGYLTAWLRYRLADDSIAANVFIGKQPELARNKGWKHIHTRNLTSSNQIQEEGKLA from the coding sequence ATGGCAGCTTCTGAGAACAAGGAAGCAGAATCATGGACGAAATGGGTCATTATCCCCGTAGGCTTACTCTTAATGTATGCGCTTAAATTACGCGCGCTACTCTATCGCTATAGGCCGGCACCACTGGAACGGAAGTATGGGGAGCCGGGCCCTTACCGCTCTGCAAGCTTTGTAATAAGCGACGAGACAGGGGGGCCGTTATACAAGCTGATCTACCCAGACAATCGGTCCGAAGCGAGCCCGGTTGTCGTCTTGGGCAATGGAACCAATGCTCAGCCTGAGCATTATGAAGGGCTTCTCGAGCATCTAGCCACATGGGGCTTCACTGTCGTAACTAATTATTGTCTAAATACGGGAACGGGCAAGGAAATCGCCGAAACCGTTAAGTTTGTCTTGGAAGAAAACAAAAAAGAAAAGAGTCCGTTATACGGAAAGCTGTTGGTGGATCGTTTTGGCGCAGTCGGTCAATCACAAGGTGCGACTGGCGTGTTAAATGCTAACAAGTATTTGGATCAGCCCCTTCAAACGATCGTCACAATTGCGCTGCCTGCTCTTAAATGGTGCAAACCGAAGGATATTTACGAAACTGAGAATTTGGAATCCTCTTTGTTTCTTATGGCAGGAACACATGATTTTATTATTTCTCCGAAGTCGACAAATATGGAAGCGCTTCTTCGAGCCAATATGAAGCTGCCTACTGTCATGGCGATGACGAAGACGGCGGATCATTTGGAGAGCATGGGGAACGGCGGAATGCACAGGGGTTACTTAACGGCATGGCTACGCTATCGACTGGCCGATGACAGCATTGCCGCCAATGTGTTTATCGGAAAACAGCCAGAGCTCGCTCGCAACAAAGGATGGAAGCATATCCACACCAGAAATTTAACATCATCTAATCAAATACAGGAAGAGGGGAAATTGGCATGA
- a CDS encoding 3'-5' exonuclease, with translation MLELTIIVYDLEMTVRRKKGQIAEIIEIGAAKVGLVEDVPQIIETFQSFVKPVIVPQLTTDTTTFTGITQDDVNGAATLAQVVKDYTAWIGDEEYFLCAWGPDDQRQLVQECRQHQIATDWIVNHNNLQRMLSKVYKLEKHQQMGLKPALEMLEIPFSGSHHRAMDDAINTAQILVKLFDKFQFKHNKLSDETTIESEVVYKTDHYENLPFAGLANLFPEQ, from the coding sequence GTGCTTGAATTGACCATTATCGTATATGATCTCGAAATGACTGTGCGACGCAAAAAGGGCCAAATCGCTGAAATTATTGAAATCGGAGCGGCTAAAGTCGGTCTCGTTGAAGATGTCCCACAAATTATTGAAACCTTCCAATCCTTTGTTAAGCCCGTCATTGTTCCTCAGTTGACTACAGATACAACTACATTTACTGGGATAACACAAGATGACGTTAATGGAGCGGCAACTCTGGCTCAAGTCGTAAAGGATTATACGGCCTGGATAGGCGACGAGGAATATTTCCTTTGTGCTTGGGGACCTGACGATCAACGCCAGCTTGTTCAGGAGTGTCGCCAACATCAGATAGCTACAGATTGGATTGTTAATCACAATAACTTGCAGAGGATGCTCTCTAAAGTATACAAGCTTGAGAAGCATCAGCAGATGGGGTTAAAGCCAGCTCTGGAAATGCTAGAAATTCCATTCTCAGGCTCCCACCATCGAGCGATGGATGACGCCATTAACACCGCGCAAATTCTTGTAAAGCTATTCGACAAATTCCAGTTCAAACACAACAAGCTGAGCGATGAAACAACCATCGAAAGCGAAGTAGTGTACAAGACTGACCACTACGAAAATTTACCGTTCGCGGGACTTGCTAATTTGTTCCCTGAGCAATAA